DNA sequence from the Streptomyces tsukubensis genome:
TCGGGGATCTGGGAGACCATCTTCCCGTCGGGTCCCTGGATATGGGTGAGGGCGTCCCAGACGACGACATCGCGGCCGGCGTCGCGTTCGATCCTCTCGGACTCCTCCACATTGCCCTTGAGGGTCTGGACGATGGTGATCTTCTCGACCCGTTCGGCCTGGAGGGTGCCGTAGTTCAGCAGGGTCGCGGGCCGGGCTTCGAGGACGGTCTCCTGGTACTGGCCCGGGGGGACCTTGACGAGCCGGGGGAAGGCGTAGAAGCGCAGCAGAGGGGAGAGCGCGGCGAAGAAGACGGCGAGGGAGAGCAGCACGAGTCCGGCGCGGCGGCGCATGACCGGCCCCTTACTTCTTGGGGCCGGGGACGGTGGTCAGCAGGGGACGGGGCGAGGTCTCCCCCGGTGGCGCGCCGATCGCGGTGACGGTGAGGACGAGGGCAAAGGCGGCGGCCAGTCCGATGGCGGCGGCGACGAGGGCGCGCATGCTCGGCCTCCCGGTGGTCGGATCCCAGAGACCTGATGCATCGTCAGGTCCGGGGCACCGTAGCAATCGGGCCGCGAGATGAGAACCCGCGGGCCGGACCGGGGCGGAGCAACGGCATCGCCCCTCCGCCGGGTGCGGCGAAGGGGCGACGGGTGCCGGGGAGCGGGCGTCAGGGAGTTGTCGCCGTGGCGGAGGGGCTCGGGGACGTTGTCGGTGCCGGGTCCGCGGTGACCGTGAGGTCGATCGTCAGTACGGCGCCGCCCACCAGCGCCAGCTTCAGCTGGAAGGGGCCGGTCAGATCGTCGGCGTACAGCTCGGGGAGGGTGAGCGTTCCGTCGGCGGCCGTGGTCAGTCCGCCGAGGACGTTCAGCCGGGTGCCGTCGGGG
Encoded proteins:
- a CDS encoding SPW_0924 family protein — translated: MRALVAAAIGLAAAFALVLTVTAIGAPPGETSPRPLLTTVPGPKK